In Pongo abelii isolate AG06213 chromosome X, NHGRI_mPonAbe1-v2.0_pri, whole genome shotgun sequence, one DNA window encodes the following:
- the LOC100445315 gene encoding ubiquitin-conjugating enzyme E2 variant 1, protein MPFGKGISPAASSACFEGATSGSEPKDSNARWQPPRAQNVYENQIYSLKIKYGSKSFPSVKFVTKFNMNGFYIYIYLTINSSNGVVDPRAISMLSKWQNSCCIKVFLQELWHLMMSKENMKLPQPTEGQCYSN, encoded by the exons ATGCCATTTGGCAAAGGGATATCTCCTGCAGCATCCAGTGCCTGTTTTGAAGGGGCAACATCTGGCTCAGAGCCCAAG GACAGCAATGCAAGATGGCAGCCACCACGGGCTCAGAATGTTTATGAAAACCAAATATACagccttaaaataaaatatggatcTAAATCATTCCCTTCTGTAAAATTTGTAACAAAATTTAATATGAATGGA ttttatatatatatatatctcacaatcAATAGTTCTAATGGAGTAGTGGACCCAAGAGCCATATCAATGCTATCAAAATGGCAAAATTCATGTTGTATTAAAGTTTTCCTGCAAGAGCTTTGGCACCTAATGATGTCTAAGGAAAATATGAAACTCCCTCAGCCAACTGAAGGTCAGTGTTACAGcaattaa